One stretch of Burkholderia sp. DNA includes these proteins:
- a CDS encoding Hsp20/alpha crystallin family protein — protein sequence MSEFYFGTDLFTEFDRLQRQLTSLFDGFPSSIRSGRVGAFPQVNIGSTDDSIEVVAFAPGVDPKNLDVSIDKGLLTISGERQTAQPDAARDDARTYAQERFVGAFRRVIELPQHADPDKVTAQYSNGCLTVSIGKRETSKPRAITVQ from the coding sequence ATGAGCGAATTCTACTTCGGGACCGATCTTTTCACCGAGTTTGACCGTCTGCAACGGCAGCTGACGAGCCTTTTCGATGGTTTCCCTTCCAGCATCCGTTCCGGGCGCGTCGGTGCCTTCCCGCAGGTCAACATCGGCTCGACTGATGACTCTATCGAGGTCGTTGCGTTTGCGCCGGGTGTCGATCCAAAAAACCTTGACGTATCGATCGACAAGGGGCTACTGACCATCAGCGGCGAGCGCCAGACCGCACAGCCGGACGCGGCCAGAGATGACGCCCGAACCTATGCGCAGGAACGGTTCGTCGGCGCTTTCAGGCGCGTCATTGAACTGCCGCAGCATGCGGACCCCGACAAGGTCACGGCACAGTACAGCAATGGCTGCCTGACCGTGAGCATTGGCAAGCGGGAAACATCAAAACCGCGAGCCATCACCGTTCAATGA